The following are from one region of the Streptomyces rubrogriseus genome:
- a CDS encoding DUF6643 family protein yields MTSPRSTYGGGYYSASFPDTPIYDSLVAERGTPQIAPIRVPAAYDMPSSSHLPALPSALPALPAGPSQPSYGYPQQAPQPAPLQQAPAAYIPHQATAPRGYPGPQQPQQPRPGAPGPAGYEAMRPAAPRPAPAPYQDPYNQQQYRGY; encoded by the coding sequence ATGACCTCCCCCCGCTCCACTTATGGCGGCGGCTACTACTCCGCCTCCTTCCCGGACACCCCGATCTACGACTCGCTCGTGGCCGAACGGGGCACACCGCAGATCGCCCCGATCCGGGTTCCCGCCGCGTACGACATGCCGAGCAGCAGCCATCTGCCCGCGCTGCCGTCCGCCCTGCCCGCCCTCCCGGCGGGCCCCTCGCAGCCCTCCTACGGATACCCGCAGCAGGCCCCGCAGCCCGCCCCGCTGCAGCAGGCGCCCGCCGCGTACATCCCGCACCAGGCGACCGCGCCTCGCGGATACCCCGGCCCGCAGCAGCCGCAGCAGCCCCGCCCGGGCGCGCCCGGTCCCGCGGGGTACGAGGCGATGCGGCCCGCGGCTCCCCGGCCGGCGCCCGCGCCGTACCAGGATCCGTACAACCAGCAGCAGTACCGCGGCTACTGA
- a CDS encoding Rv1733c family protein, with the protein MRAVRGLWRWRGNPLRRGTDLAEAWVALTALLLILSVAPLIGVLVGGAAQNSLQRSVREQHESRHRVTATVLRALERSPLAVDPEGASSGEELRSRVLAAWTGPDGSRHEGPVLVGIDRPDGGDRFAMWTDARGREAARPLDAETATTHAVLAGTGTAVAVAALVEAARRTVVWRLVRGRYARLEQEWERAGPDWGRTGAGS; encoded by the coding sequence GTGCGAGCGGTCAGAGGTCTCTGGCGCTGGAGGGGCAATCCGCTGCGCCGCGGGACCGACCTGGCCGAGGCCTGGGTGGCCCTGACGGCACTGCTGTTGATCCTGTCCGTGGCGCCCCTGATCGGCGTGCTCGTCGGCGGTGCGGCGCAGAACTCGCTGCAGCGGTCGGTGCGCGAGCAGCACGAGTCCCGGCACCGGGTGACGGCCACCGTGCTCCGTGCCCTGGAGCGTTCGCCCCTGGCCGTCGACCCGGAGGGCGCCTCCTCCGGCGAGGAGTTGCGCAGCCGTGTCCTCGCCGCCTGGACCGGGCCGGACGGTTCGCGGCACGAGGGCCCCGTCCTGGTGGGCATCGACCGCCCGGACGGCGGCGACCGGTTCGCGATGTGGACGGACGCGCGGGGCCGTGAGGCGGCCCGCCCGCTGGACGCCGAGACCGCGACCACCCACGCGGTGCTCGCCGGGACGGGCACCGCGGTGGCGGTGGCGGCCCTCGTGGAGGCCGCCCGGCGCACAGTGGTCTGGCGCCTGGTCCGCGGCAGGTACGCGCGCCTGGAGCAGGAGTGGGAGCGGGCGGGGCCGGACTGGGGCAGGACCGGCGCGGGCAGTTGA
- a CDS encoding MOSC domain-containing protein, with the protein MGYARLQSIHVHPVKAFRSLSLQEAVVEPWGPAGDRRWMLIDDGGKVVTQRRQPRLALAAAELLPGGGVRLSAPGMAPLAVPVPRAAGTVTVQIFRDKVEALPAEDAAAHAWCSALLGADVRLVHLDDPATRRPVDPAYALPGETVSFADGFPLLLTTTASLGALNSLIARGEHAHEGPLPMDRFRPNLVVSGTEPWAEDRWSRVAVGEVVLRVAKPCGRCVVTTTDQGTADRGAEPLHSLGRHRRVDGKLVFGQNLVPLGPGTVRVGDPVRIVE; encoded by the coding sequence ATGGGGTACGCGCGACTGCAGTCGATCCACGTCCATCCGGTCAAGGCGTTCCGGAGCCTGTCGCTCCAGGAGGCCGTCGTGGAGCCCTGGGGGCCGGCCGGAGACCGACGCTGGATGCTGATCGACGACGGGGGAAAGGTCGTCACGCAACGCCGGCAGCCGCGCCTCGCCCTGGCCGCCGCCGAGCTTCTGCCCGGCGGCGGCGTACGGCTGTCCGCGCCCGGCATGGCGCCGCTCGCGGTGCCGGTCCCGCGTGCGGCGGGCACCGTGACGGTGCAGATCTTCCGGGACAAGGTCGAGGCGCTCCCGGCCGAGGACGCGGCCGCGCACGCCTGGTGCAGCGCGCTGCTCGGAGCCGACGTCCGGCTGGTGCACCTGGACGATCCCGCCACCCGCAGGCCCGTGGACCCCGCGTACGCGCTGCCGGGCGAGACGGTCTCCTTCGCGGACGGCTTTCCGCTGCTGCTGACCACCACCGCCTCGCTCGGCGCCCTCAACTCCCTGATCGCGCGGGGCGAGCACGCGCACGAGGGCCCCCTGCCCATGGACCGCTTCCGGCCGAACCTGGTCGTCTCCGGCACCGAGCCCTGGGCCGAGGACCGCTGGTCCCGCGTCGCCGTCGGCGAGGTCGTCCTGCGGGTCGCCAAGCCGTGCGGGCGGTGCGTCGTGACGACCACCGACCAGGGCACCGCGGACCGCGGCGCCGAGCCCCTGCACAGCCTCGGCCGGCACCGTCGCGTCGACGGCAAGCTGGTCTTCGGGCAGAACCTGGTCCCCCTCGGCCCGGGCACGGTCCGGGTCGGCGACCCGGTGCGGATCGTCGAGTGA